From the bacterium genome, one window contains:
- the gloB gene encoding hydroxyacylglutathione hydrolase: MKVVSVPQLSDNYAYLVIDERTQQAGIVDCAEAPPVLQAVARERVTLTAILPTHHHYDHVGGNEALLQAIPGLAVYGVDDRIPGLTQRVQDGDTIALGSLSARVVFIPAHTTGHIAYYFPDERAVFTGDTLFAGGCGRLFEGDAAMMIGSLSKLLVLPDDTRVYFGHEYTEKNLRFARTLEPENAALREKHAWSEAQMRAGATTTPTTIGSEKATNPFLRWTSPELRATLRARFPELPMTDVEVFARTRALKDSF; this comes from the coding sequence ATGAAGGTCGTTTCCGTTCCGCAGCTGTCCGACAACTACGCCTACCTGGTCATCGACGAACGCACCCAGCAGGCGGGCATCGTCGACTGCGCCGAGGCCCCGCCGGTGCTGCAGGCGGTGGCGCGCGAGCGGGTGACGCTGACCGCCATCCTGCCGACGCACCATCACTACGACCACGTCGGTGGCAACGAGGCGCTGCTGCAGGCGATCCCCGGCCTGGCCGTCTACGGGGTCGACGACCGCATCCCCGGCCTCACCCAGCGCGTGCAGGACGGCGACACCATCGCGCTCGGCTCGCTGTCGGCGCGCGTCGTCTTCATTCCCGCCCACACCACCGGCCACATCGCGTATTACTTCCCCGATGAGCGCGCCGTGTTCACCGGCGACACGCTGTTCGCCGGCGGCTGCGGCCGGCTCTTCGAGGGCGACGCGGCGATGATGATCGGCTCGCTGTCGAAGCTGCTGGTCCTGCCGGACGACACGCGCGTCTACTTCGGCCACGAGTACACCGAGAAGAACCTGCGCTTCGCCCGCACGCTGGAGCCGGAGAACGCCGCGCTGCGCGAGAAGCACGCCTGGTCGGAGGCGCAGATGCGCGCCGGCGCGACGACGACGCCGACCACCATCGGCTCCGAGAAGGCGACCAACCCCTTCCTGCGCTGGACCAGCCCCGAGCTGCGCGCCACGCTGCGCGCGCGCTTCCCGGAGCTGCCGATGACCGACGTCGAGGTGTTCGCCAGGACGCGCGCGCTCAAGGACAGCTTCTGA
- a CDS encoding molybdopterin molybdotransferase MoeA produces the protein MPRASDVRRLKPFFRVVSTDEARAAIRALSALGAETIATRDAARRVLAADLVAPADLPHFDRANMDGYAVRAADTFGASPSVPMYLRIAGAIEMGETARTPLRRRQAMRIATGGMLPRGADAVVMVEHTDEVGDGTVEIQRGVSPWQHVLRVGEDIARGAPVFARGRRLRAQDLGALTGLGITRVRVHKRPRVGLIATGDEIVPPEKQPRPGQVRNINQFSLAAMASDAGALVTDFGVVSDRADRLRKALATALARTDVVMLSGGSSVGVKDLTTDVITSFPRSSMVFHGISVAPGKPTILARALDKPVVGLPGHPVSALVIFELFGAPLLRILGGEDPVAAFAPRAVTRARLAQNIASQAGREDYVRVRLSERAGVRVAEPLPGKSGAIFNLVSADGLVRIPASAEGIDEGVEVEVRLFE, from the coding sequence ATGCCTCGAGCATCGGACGTTCGACGTCTGAAGCCGTTCTTCCGCGTCGTCTCGACCGACGAGGCGCGGGCGGCCATCCGCGCCCTGTCGGCGCTCGGCGCGGAGACGATCGCCACCCGCGACGCGGCGCGCCGCGTGCTGGCCGCCGACCTGGTCGCGCCCGCCGATCTGCCGCACTTCGACCGCGCCAACATGGACGGCTACGCGGTGCGCGCCGCCGACACTTTCGGCGCCTCGCCGAGCGTGCCGATGTACCTGCGCATCGCCGGCGCGATCGAGATGGGCGAGACGGCGCGGACGCCGCTGCGCCGGCGGCAGGCGATGCGCATCGCCACCGGCGGCATGCTGCCGCGTGGCGCCGACGCGGTGGTGATGGTCGAGCACACCGACGAGGTCGGCGACGGCACGGTCGAGATCCAACGCGGCGTCTCGCCCTGGCAGCACGTGCTGCGGGTGGGCGAGGACATCGCGCGCGGCGCGCCGGTGTTCGCGCGCGGCCGCCGCCTGCGCGCCCAGGACCTCGGCGCCCTCACCGGCCTCGGCATCACGCGGGTGCGGGTGCACAAGCGGCCGCGGGTCGGTCTGATCGCGACCGGCGACGAGATCGTGCCGCCGGAGAAGCAGCCGCGTCCCGGCCAGGTGCGCAACATCAACCAGTTCTCGCTGGCCGCGATGGCGAGCGACGCCGGCGCGCTGGTGACCGACTTCGGCGTCGTGTCCGATCGCGCCGATCGCTTGCGTAAGGCGTTGGCCACCGCGCTGGCGCGCACCGACGTCGTCATGCTGTCCGGCGGCAGCTCGGTCGGGGTGAAGGACCTCACCACCGACGTCATCACTTCCTTTCCGCGCTCGTCGATGGTGTTCCACGGCATCTCGGTGGCGCCGGGCAAGCCGACCATCCTGGCGCGCGCCCTGGACAAGCCCGTGGTGGGACTGCCGGGACACCCGGTGTCGGCGCTGGTGATCTTCGAGCTGTTCGGCGCGCCGCTGCTGCGCATCCTCGGCGGGGAGGACCCCGTCGCCGCCTTCGCGCCGCGCGCGGTGACGCGCGCCCGACTGGCGCAGAACATCGCCTCGCAAGCGGGGCGCGAGGACTACGTGCGGGTGCGGCTGAGCGAGCGCGCCGGCGTGCGCGTCGCCGAGCCGCTGCCCGGCAAGTCGGGCGCGATCTTCAACCTGGTGTCGGCCGACGGCCTGGTCCGCATCCCCGCCAGCGCGGAGGGCATCGACGAGGGCGTCGAGGTCGAGGTCCGCCTGTTCGAATGA
- a CDS encoding polyhydroxyalkanoate synthesis regulator DNA-binding domain-containing protein translates to MSTAAKSPVRLIKRYGNRKLYDVEASRYVTLEGIRALVQSGEDVRVVDNDSGEDLTRVTLAQIIYEAEKKPNGGGTLSLPLLRRLVQFGDEAVRDLRRGVERGREALESMREGVQELVNRRTATKGKKGASLLEELLEAPQRTLDDLQHRIDAQVRQSVERVTHHPALRGELKRIEQSLRQLEERLGRAKPKRAAKPKKKKKP, encoded by the coding sequence ATGAGCACCGCAGCGAAGAGCCCCGTTCGCCTGATCAAGCGCTACGGCAACCGCAAGCTGTACGACGTCGAGGCCAGCCGTTACGTCACCCTCGAGGGCATCCGCGCCCTCGTCCAGAGCGGCGAGGACGTGCGCGTCGTCGACAACGACAGCGGCGAGGATCTCACCCGCGTCACCCTGGCGCAGATCATCTACGAAGCCGAGAAGAAGCCGAACGGCGGCGGCACGCTGTCGCTGCCGCTGCTGCGCCGCCTGGTGCAGTTCGGCGACGAGGCGGTGCGCGACCTGCGGCGCGGCGTCGAACGCGGCCGCGAGGCGCTGGAGAGCATGCGCGAGGGCGTGCAGGAGCTGGTCAATCGACGCACCGCCACCAAGGGCAAGAAGGGCGCCTCGCTACTCGAGGAGCTGCTCGAAGCGCCGCAGCGCACGCTCGACGATCTGCAGCACCGCATCGACGCGCAGGTGCGGCAGTCGGTCGAGCGCGTCACCCATCACCCCGCCCTGCGCGGCGAGCTGAAGCGCATCGAACAGAGCCTGCGGCAGCTCGAGGAGCGCCTCGGGCGTGCCAAGCCCAAGCGGGCGGCGAAGCCGAAGAAGAAGAAGAAGCCGTAG
- a CDS encoding VOC family protein, translating into MAMPPLRVTGLDHFVLRVRDLDASIGFYRDLLGLPIEMLEEYRAGARPFVSARLGGQLIDLVPDPTYDGTLGGLLHFCVRVDGRLDAVLPPLRAAGVSVFEDEPMIRLGATGYGPSIYVRDPDGYVVEIKEEHPT; encoded by the coding sequence ATGGCAATGCCTCCGCTCCGCGTCACCGGGCTCGATCATTTCGTGCTCCGGGTGCGCGACCTCGACGCGTCGATCGGCTTCTACCGCGACCTCCTCGGCCTGCCGATCGAGATGTTGGAGGAGTACCGCGCCGGCGCCCGCCCGTTCGTCTCGGCGCGGCTCGGCGGGCAGTTGATCGACCTGGTGCCGGATCCGACCTACGACGGCACCCTCGGCGGCCTGCTCCACTTCTGCGTCCGCGTCGACGGTCGGCTCGACGCCGTGCTGCCGCCCCTGCGCGCGGCCGGCGTGTCCGTCTTCGAGGACGAGCCGATGATCCGCCTCGGCGCCACCGGGTATGGCCCGTCGATCTACGTGCGCGATCCCGACGGCTACGTGGTCGAGATCAAGGAGGAGCACCCGACATGA
- a CDS encoding cold-shock protein, whose translation MPQGTVKWFNPEKGYGFIKRDDGEDVFVHYSAIAGEGFRSLEEGQRVEFEITDGKKGPQAANVVKV comes from the coding sequence ATGCCGCAGGGAACGGTGAAGTGGTTCAACCCGGAGAAGGGGTACGGATTCATCAAGCGTGACGACGGCGAGGACGTCTTCGTGCACTACAGCGCCATCGCCGGCGAGGGGTTCCGCAGTCTCGAGGAGGGACAGCGGGTGGAATTCGAGATTACCGACGGCAAGAAGGGCCCGCAGGCCGCGAACGTCGTCAAGGTCTGA
- a CDS encoding cytochrome c-type biogenesis protein CcmH gives MPLLLALLLLLLQGPASAAPAPTFQELEESLTCQCGCGLTVHSCNHLQCPSAIPLRQEIREQMAQGLSKGEILAHFQEKYGEKILSAPTTTGFNLAAWVMPFALLLLGTGFVAVTLRRWQRRGAHPPPAQAPAPAPRGALERELERELRELDQ, from the coding sequence ATGCCGCTGCTGCTCGCCCTGCTGCTCCTCCTGCTGCAGGGCCCGGCGTCGGCCGCGCCCGCGCCGACCTTCCAGGAGCTCGAGGAATCCCTCACCTGCCAGTGCGGCTGCGGCCTGACGGTGCACTCGTGCAATCATCTGCAGTGCCCGTCGGCGATCCCGTTGCGCCAGGAGATCCGCGAGCAGATGGCGCAGGGGCTGAGCAAGGGCGAGATCCTCGCCCACTTCCAGGAGAAATACGGCGAGAAGATCCTCTCGGCGCCGACCACCACCGGCTTCAACCTCGCCGCCTGGGTGATGCCGTTCGCGCTCCTCCTGCTCGGCACGGGATTCGTCGCCGTCACGCTCCGCCGCTGGCAACGCCGCGGCGCCCATCCGCCGCCGGCGCAGGCGCCGGCGCCCGCGCCGCGCGGCGCCCTGGAGCGCGAGCTCGAACGCGAGCTGCGCGAGTTGGACCAGTGA
- the galE gene encoding UDP-glucose 4-epimerase GalE has product MKVIVTGGAGYIGAHVTRALAAAGHTPIVVDDLRCATRERVGDHLHEPVACEDTAALTAVFARHRPQGVIHLAGYISVGESVRDPEKYWGNNLAAAASLLIACARHPVAVILFSSTAAVYGNAEVSPIPEQVPLAPTSPYGASKLAFERLLHASAPAAGFRSAALRYFNAAGANPAWRVGEAHRPEEHLIPRVIDALLAGRPVQVYGNDYPTRDGTCERDYIHVTDLASAHVRVLEADALPSGVSFNVGTGHGNSVLQVIETVGRRLGRRPEIDVLPRRPGDPASLVADPSALRAALGWRAEHSSLEEIVDSAVDWELGRRG; this is encoded by the coding sequence ATGAAGGTGATCGTCACCGGCGGCGCCGGCTACATCGGCGCCCACGTCACGCGCGCGCTGGCCGCGGCCGGCCACACGCCGATCGTCGTCGACGATCTGCGCTGCGCGACGCGCGAGCGGGTCGGCGACCACCTGCACGAGCCGGTCGCCTGCGAGGACACCGCGGCCCTGACCGCCGTCTTCGCGCGCCATCGGCCGCAGGGCGTCATCCACCTCGCCGGCTACATCAGCGTCGGCGAGTCGGTGCGCGACCCCGAAAAATACTGGGGCAACAACCTCGCCGCCGCTGCCAGCCTGCTCATCGCGTGCGCTCGCCACCCCGTCGCGGTGATCCTCTTCTCGTCGACCGCCGCGGTCTACGGCAACGCCGAGGTGTCGCCGATTCCGGAGCAGGTGCCGCTGGCGCCGACCTCGCCGTACGGCGCCTCCAAGCTGGCCTTCGAGCGGCTGCTGCACGCCAGCGCGCCGGCCGCCGGCTTCCGCTCGGCGGCGCTGCGCTACTTCAACGCCGCCGGCGCCAACCCCGCGTGGCGGGTCGGCGAGGCGCACCGCCCCGAGGAGCATCTCATCCCGCGCGTCATCGACGCGCTGCTCGCCGGCCGGCCGGTGCAGGTGTACGGCAACGACTACCCGACCCGCGACGGCACCTGCGAACGCGATTACATTCACGTCACCGATCTCGCCAGCGCCCACGTGCGGGTGCTCGAGGCGGACGCGTTGCCGAGCGGCGTCAGCTTCAACGTCGGCACCGGCCACGGCAACTCGGTGCTGCAGGTGATCGAGACCGTCGGCCGCCGCCTCGGCCGCCGGCCGGAGATCGACGTCCTGCCGCGCCGCCCCGGCGATCCCGCCAGCCTGGTCGCCGATCCCTCGGCGCTGCGCGCCGCGCTCGGCTGGCGGGCGGAACACTCGAGCCTCGAGGAGATCGTCGACTCGGCGGTCGACTGGGAGCTCGGACGACGCGGCTGA
- a CDS encoding heme lyase CcmF/NrfE family subunit, translating into MTPELGPLALHLGLVLAIYAVVTSLLGVWIRRRDLVASGEHAAFAVWGCVLVAAATLLHALAIHDFRIEYVAAYSSSTLPLYYTVAALWGGQKGSLLFWLVILTSITAIVELQNRRRNRELMPYVTAVLMGIATFFLLMVVFITPPFEALAVPATEGRDLNPLLQNYWMTIHPPSLYTGFVGMSVPFAFAIAALATGKLGDTWIRSTRRWTLFAWFFLSLGNLFGALWAYEVLGWGGYWAWDPVENAAFMPWLTGTAFLHSVMIQEKKNMLKVWNMVLVILTFALTIFGTFLTRSGVISSVHSFTQSGLGPFFLSFLAVVLVISLGLLVWRLPLLRSENELDSLLSRESAFLFNNLILVGIAFAVFWGTMFPVISEAVRGVKITVGPPFFNRVNAPLGLVLLFLMGVGPIIAWRRATWTHLRRNFTWPLATGVAGGALTWVIGGGNYWSVVAFSLVFFVLGTIVAEFWRGMRARQAMMGEPAPLALWRLTVKNKRRYGGYVIHLGVVMIFVAITGTSVFRQEKQVTVNPGERFAIGDYTLQYNGLEQRDTPHISYLMANIGVFQGDRQVDTLKPEKRFYKKPEQPTTEVAIRSTLGSDLYLVLGSYDDDTHMATILAYLNPLIGFLYWGGITLALGTLIVIWPAPAAAREPAYAPDAAAREGTQP; encoded by the coding sequence ATGACGCCGGAGCTCGGCCCGCTCGCTCTGCACCTCGGACTCGTCCTGGCGATCTACGCCGTCGTCACCTCGCTGCTCGGCGTGTGGATCCGCCGCCGCGACCTCGTCGCCAGCGGCGAGCACGCCGCCTTCGCCGTCTGGGGCTGCGTGCTGGTCGCCGCCGCGACCCTCCTGCACGCGCTCGCCATCCACGACTTCCGGATCGAGTACGTCGCCGCCTACAGCAGCAGCACGCTGCCGCTCTACTACACCGTCGCCGCGCTGTGGGGCGGCCAGAAGGGCTCGCTGCTCTTCTGGCTGGTGATCCTCACCTCGATCACCGCCATCGTCGAGCTGCAGAACCGGCGTCGCAACCGCGAGCTGATGCCGTACGTCACCGCGGTGCTGATGGGCATCGCCACCTTCTTCCTGCTGATGGTGGTGTTCATCACGCCGCCCTTCGAGGCGCTGGCGGTGCCGGCGACGGAGGGCCGCGACCTCAACCCGCTGCTGCAGAACTACTGGATGACGATCCACCCGCCGTCGCTCTACACCGGCTTCGTCGGCATGTCGGTGCCGTTCGCCTTCGCCATCGCGGCGCTCGCGACCGGCAAGCTCGGCGACACGTGGATCCGATCGACCCGCCGCTGGACGCTCTTCGCCTGGTTCTTCCTCAGCCTCGGCAACCTGTTCGGCGCCCTGTGGGCGTACGAGGTGCTGGGCTGGGGCGGCTACTGGGCATGGGATCCGGTCGAGAACGCCGCCTTCATGCCCTGGCTCACCGGGACCGCCTTCCTGCACTCGGTGATGATCCAGGAAAAGAAGAACATGCTGAAGGTGTGGAACATGGTGCTGGTCATCCTCACCTTCGCCCTCACCATCTTCGGCACCTTTCTCACCCGCAGCGGCGTCATCTCCTCGGTGCACTCGTTCACCCAGTCGGGCCTGGGGCCGTTCTTCCTCTCCTTCCTGGCCGTGGTCCTGGTGATCTCGCTGGGGCTGCTGGTGTGGCGCCTGCCGCTGCTGCGCAGCGAGAACGAGCTCGACTCGCTGCTGTCGCGCGAGTCGGCCTTCCTCTTCAACAACCTGATCCTGGTCGGCATCGCCTTCGCCGTCTTCTGGGGCACCATGTTCCCGGTGATCTCGGAGGCGGTGCGCGGCGTGAAGATCACCGTCGGACCGCCGTTCTTCAATCGCGTCAACGCGCCGCTCGGCCTGGTGCTGCTGTTCCTCATGGGCGTCGGACCGATCATCGCCTGGCGCCGCGCCACGTGGACACACCTGCGGCGCAACTTCACCTGGCCGCTGGCCACCGGCGTCGCCGGCGGCGCGCTGACCTGGGTGATCGGGGGCGGCAACTACTGGTCCGTGGTCGCGTTCTCCCTCGTCTTCTTCGTCCTCGGCACCATCGTCGCCGAGTTCTGGCGCGGCATGCGCGCCCGTCAGGCGATGATGGGCGAGCCGGCGCCGCTGGCCCTGTGGCGCCTGACGGTGAAGAACAAGCGCCGCTACGGCGGGTACGTCATCCACCTCGGCGTGGTGATGATCTTCGTCGCCATCACCGGCACCTCGGTCTTCCGCCAGGAGAAGCAGGTGACGGTGAACCCGGGCGAGCGTTTCGCCATCGGCGACTACACCCTGCAGTACAATGGGCTCGAACAGCGCGACACGCCGCACATCAGCTACCTGATGGCGAACATCGGCGTCTTCCAGGGCGACCGCCAGGTCGACACGCTGAAGCCGGAGAAGCGCTTCTACAAGAAGCCCGAGCAGCCGACGACCGAGGTCGCCATCCGCTCCACCCTCGGATCGGACCTCTACCTGGTGCTCGGCAGCTACGACGACGACACCCACATGGCGACCATCCTCGCCTACCTCAACCCGCTCATCGGCTTCCTCTACTGGGGGGGAATCACCCTGGCGCTCGGCACGCTGATCGTCATCTGGCCGGCGCCGGCGGCGGCGCGCGAGCCCGCCTACGCGCCGGACGCGGCGGCGCGGGAAGGCACCCAGCCCTGA
- a CDS encoding zinc ribbon domain-containing protein produces the protein MLGALIWLGVALVALFVGWPLLQARRGVEPGDAEAPPLERQKREALVAIKEAEFDRAMGKLSDADFAQLTQRYREQALAAMAALEAGAPRGARGGVRLAFCPQCGTKLPPRANFCGGCGHALRPQAA, from the coding sequence ATGCTCGGCGCGCTGATCTGGCTCGGCGTCGCCCTGGTGGCATTGTTCGTCGGCTGGCCGTTGCTCCAGGCACGGCGCGGCGTCGAGCCCGGCGATGCCGAAGCACCGCCGCTCGAACGGCAGAAGCGCGAAGCGCTGGTGGCGATCAAGGAGGCCGAGTTCGACCGCGCGATGGGCAAACTGTCGGACGCCGATTTCGCGCAGCTCACCCAGCGCTACCGCGAGCAGGCGCTGGCCGCGATGGCGGCGCTCGAGGCCGGCGCGCCGCGCGGCGCCCGCGGCGGCGTCCGCCTCGCCTTCTGCCCGCAGTGTGGCACCAAGCTGCCGCCGCGCGCCAATTTCTGCGGCGGCTGCGGTCACGCGCTGCGCCCGCAAGCGGCGTGA
- a CDS encoding molybdopterin biosynthesis protein, which produces MPRRAKPSPAPPITADDCCADVAPAPARRTRYLNKTSLAEALRLFVEDWTPPQRAAESVAVEHSLGRITAAPVFARVSVPHYHGAAMDGIAVRAEDTFGASEAQPMTLVPATARGRQPAKAFAAVDTGHALPEWANAVVMIENVYPASDGRVTIRAAAAPWQHVRLVGEDVVATEALLPRRHRIRPYDIGALLAAGHLTVAVAPTPRIAIIPTGSELVEPGAAMRPGAIPEFNSRVVAAFVTEWGGEPVRLPRVADDRARIQAAVARAAADHDAVVVIAGSSAGARDFTVAALAALGEVLVHGIDIMPGKPAICARVGATPVLGLPGYPVSAVIVCQQLLRPLIARLLGTVAEPPPTVRAVVPRKLPSKLGLEEFVRVTLGRVGERIVANPLGRGAGVITSMVRADGVLRIPSLSEGVNAGEEVEVELLRPAGEIEHTIVMSGSHDVALGILEDCLKRRAPHLKLSMTNVGSLGGLVALKRGEAHLVGTHLLDPRTGAYNLPDVARLFGVRADVQVVSLAVREQGLIVARGNPKRIRALRDLTRSDVRYVNRQPGAGTRVLLDYLLGKQRIAPRRIRGYEREEYTHMAVAVAVASGLADCGLGIRSAATAIGLDFVPIEREEYDLVLRGDFARTAAAAVLLETLRSPELRQAVERLGGYDLKTAGTVREIRPRRRR; this is translated from the coding sequence ATGCCGCGCCGCGCCAAGCCGAGCCCCGCTCCGCCGATCACCGCCGACGACTGCTGCGCCGACGTCGCGCCGGCGCCAGCGCGGCGCACGCGCTACCTGAACAAGACGTCGCTGGCCGAGGCGCTGCGCCTGTTCGTCGAGGACTGGACGCCGCCCCAGCGCGCGGCCGAGTCGGTGGCGGTCGAGCACAGCCTCGGCCGCATCACCGCCGCGCCGGTGTTCGCCCGCGTCTCGGTGCCGCACTACCACGGCGCGGCGATGGACGGGATCGCCGTGCGCGCCGAGGACACCTTCGGCGCCAGCGAGGCGCAGCCGATGACGCTGGTGCCGGCGACGGCGCGCGGACGCCAGCCGGCGAAGGCCTTCGCCGCGGTGGACACCGGCCACGCCCTGCCCGAGTGGGCGAACGCGGTGGTGATGATCGAGAACGTCTACCCGGCCAGCGACGGGCGGGTGACGATCCGCGCCGCGGCGGCGCCCTGGCAGCACGTGCGCCTGGTGGGCGAGGACGTCGTCGCCACCGAGGCATTGCTGCCGCGCCGCCATCGCATCCGGCCGTACGACATCGGCGCCCTGCTCGCCGCCGGCCACCTGACGGTCGCCGTCGCGCCAACGCCGCGGATCGCGATCATCCCCACCGGCAGCGAGCTGGTCGAGCCGGGCGCGGCGATGCGGCCGGGCGCCATCCCCGAGTTCAATTCGCGCGTCGTGGCGGCCTTCGTGACCGAGTGGGGCGGCGAGCCGGTTCGCCTGCCGCGGGTCGCCGACGACCGGGCGCGCATCCAGGCGGCGGTCGCCAGGGCGGCGGCGGACCACGACGCGGTGGTGGTGATCGCCGGCTCCTCGGCGGGGGCGCGCGATTTCACCGTCGCGGCGCTCGCGGCGCTGGGCGAGGTGCTGGTGCATGGCATCGACATCATGCCCGGCAAGCCGGCCATCTGCGCCCGCGTCGGCGCGACGCCGGTGCTCGGGCTGCCCGGGTATCCGGTGTCGGCAGTGATCGTCTGCCAGCAACTGCTGCGGCCGTTGATCGCGCGCCTGCTCGGCACGGTGGCCGAGCCGCCGCCGACGGTGCGCGCGGTGGTGCCGCGCAAGCTGCCCTCGAAGCTCGGCCTGGAGGAGTTCGTGCGCGTGACGCTCGGGCGGGTCGGCGAGCGCATCGTCGCCAACCCGCTCGGCCGCGGCGCCGGCGTCATCACCTCGATGGTGCGCGCCGATGGCGTGCTGCGCATCCCGTCGCTGTCGGAGGGCGTGAACGCGGGCGAGGAGGTGGAGGTCGAGTTGCTGCGCCCGGCCGGCGAGATCGAGCACACGATCGTGATGAGCGGCAGCCACGACGTCGCGCTGGGGATCCTCGAGGACTGCCTGAAACGGCGGGCGCCGCATCTGAAGCTGTCGATGACCAACGTCGGCAGTCTCGGCGGCCTGGTGGCGCTCAAGCGCGGCGAGGCGCATCTGGTGGGAACGCACCTGCTCGATCCGAGGACGGGCGCCTACAATCTGCCGGACGTCGCGCGCCTGTTCGGGGTCCGCGCCGACGTCCAGGTGGTCTCGCTGGCGGTGCGCGAGCAGGGGCTGATCGTCGCCCGCGGCAACCCGAAGCGCATCCGCGCGCTGCGCGACCTCACCCGCAGCGACGTGCGCTACGTGAACCGCCAGCCGGGCGCCGGAACGCGGGTGCTGCTCGACTACCTGCTCGGCAAGCAGCGCATCGCGCCGCGCCGCATCCGCGGCTACGAGCGCGAGGAGTACACGCACATGGCGGTGGCGGTCGCGGTCGCCAGCGGCCTGGCCGACTGCGGGCTCGGCATCCGCTCCGCCGCGACGGCGATCGGCCTCGACTTCGTGCCGATCGAACGCGAGGAGTACGACCTGGTGCTGCGCGGCGACTTCGCCCGCACGGCGGCGGCCGCGGTCCTGCTGGAGACGTTGCGCTCCCCGGAGCTGCGTCAGGCGGTGGAGCGCCTGGGCGGGTACGATCTGAAGACGGCGGGAACGGTGCGGGAGATCAGGCCGCGCCGCCGCCGGTAG
- a CDS encoding cytochrome c maturation protein CcmE has protein sequence MKFGIGACLLAAAIGYLMFAGVQTSSSYYFKVAEFLPRQHELGGESVRVAGRVTEGSLRKQTTAKGTAMSFTIGDFVGPDHEPVAGAVPVAYTGVVPDMFAEGRDVIVEGRYVDGVLQAHAVMTSCPSKYEPKPGEAAQAAAN, from the coding sequence GTGAAGTTCGGAATCGGGGCCTGCCTGTTGGCGGCGGCCATCGGCTACCTGATGTTCGCCGGCGTGCAGACGTCCTCGAGCTACTATTTCAAGGTCGCCGAGTTCCTGCCGCGCCAGCACGAGCTGGGCGGCGAGTCGGTGCGCGTCGCCGGCCGGGTGACCGAAGGCTCGCTGCGCAAGCAGACGACGGCCAAGGGCACCGCGATGAGCTTCACGATCGGCGACTTCGTCGGCCCCGACCACGAGCCGGTCGCCGGCGCCGTCCCGGTGGCGTACACCGGCGTCGTCCCGGACATGTTCGCCGAGGGCCGCGACGTCATCGTCGAGGGCCGCTACGTCGACGGCGTGCTGCAGGCGCACGCGGTGATGACGAGCTGCCCATCCAAGTACGAACCCAAACCCGGTGAAGCGGCGCAGGCTGCGGCCAACTGA
- a CDS encoding carbon-nitrogen hydrolase family protein → MERRFLAAAVQLCAGPDKEANLATAAGLAAQAARRGVALVVLPEMFAWRGPRAAEADAAESIPGPTSERLAALARDLGVVLVGGSLLERSSEPGRYHNTCTVYGRDGALLARYRKVHLFDVDIPGHVTHRESATKVAGDAVVVVPTEVGMLGLAICYDLRFPELFRRLGAAGAEIVCLPSAFTFPTGAQHWEILARARAIENQVYVVAPNQIGRGPSGVQDYGHSLIVDPWGTPIARASNAATAIAGEIDLDYLVRVRRELPCLEHRTFDV, encoded by the coding sequence ATGGAACGCCGCTTCCTCGCCGCCGCCGTCCAGCTCTGCGCCGGACCGGACAAAGAGGCCAACCTCGCCACCGCCGCGGGCCTGGCGGCGCAGGCCGCGCGCCGCGGCGTGGCACTGGTCGTGTTGCCGGAGATGTTCGCCTGGCGCGGCCCACGCGCCGCCGAGGCCGACGCCGCGGAGTCGATTCCGGGCCCGACCAGCGAACGGCTCGCGGCCCTGGCGCGCGACCTCGGCGTGGTGCTGGTCGGCGGGTCGCTGCTCGAGCGGTCGTCCGAGCCGGGACGCTATCACAATACCTGCACCGTCTACGGGCGGGACGGCGCCCTGCTCGCCCGCTACCGCAAGGTCCATCTGTTCGACGTCGACATCCCCGGCCACGTCACGCACCGCGAGTCCGCGACCAAGGTGGCGGGCGACGCGGTGGTGGTGGTGCCGACCGAGGTCGGGATGCTCGGCCTCGCCATTTGCTACGATCTCCGCTTCCCCGAGCTGTTCCGTCGCCTCGGCGCCGCCGGCGCGGAGATCGTCTGCCTGCCCTCGGCCTTCACCTTCCCGACCGGCGCCCAGCATTGGGAGATCCTGGCGCGGGCGCGGGCCATCGAGAATCAGGTGTACGTCGTGGCGCCGAACCAGATCGGCCGCGGCCCGAGCGGCGTGCAGGACTATGGGCACTCGCTGATCGTCGATCCGTGGGGGACGCCGATCGCGCGCGCGTCCAATGCGGCGACGGCGATCGCCGGCGAGATCGATCTCGACTACCTCGTCCGCGTGCGGCGGGAGCTGCCATGCCTCGAGCATCGGACGTTCGACGTCTGA